The Pseudomonas fluorescens genome includes a window with the following:
- a CDS encoding cytochrome C assembly family protein, producing MLPLSPSLLATLAAACLYAAATLYQGTRLATGAKANKRLLVTLGVLAVLGHAASLYTHLMTPIGLGLDFFNAASLIAVAVIGLTLIACSRIPVENLLVLLFPLGLATVLLAQFAPSGTVQIIDEEPGILAHILLSILAYGLFTIAVFQALLLLVQDHQLKNKHPSGLIRNFPPLQTMESLLFGFLWAGWSLLSLSLISGWLFVENLFAQHLVHKTLLACLAWIVFSVLLWGRNRLGWRGHKAIRWTLAGFCLLMLAYFGSKLVREYILHV from the coding sequence ATGCTCCCCTTGTCACCCAGCTTGCTTGCCACGCTCGCCGCCGCCTGCCTTTATGCCGCTGCGACCCTCTATCAAGGCACCCGCCTGGCCACCGGCGCCAAGGCGAACAAACGCCTGCTGGTCACGCTCGGCGTGCTGGCGGTGCTCGGCCACGCGGCCAGCCTTTATACCCACTTGATGACGCCGATCGGCCTGGGCCTGGATTTTTTCAACGCCGCCAGCCTGATCGCCGTGGCTGTGATCGGCTTGACGCTGATCGCCTGCTCGCGCATCCCGGTGGAGAACCTGCTGGTGCTGCTGTTCCCGCTGGGGCTGGCGACGGTGCTGCTGGCGCAGTTCGCGCCGTCAGGTACGGTGCAGATCATCGACGAAGAGCCGGGCATCCTTGCCCACATCCTGCTGTCGATCCTCGCCTACGGCCTGTTCACCATCGCAGTGTTCCAGGCCTTGCTGCTGCTGGTGCAGGACCACCAGCTCAAAAACAAACACCCGTCCGGGCTGATCCGCAACTTCCCGCCATTGCAAACCATGGAAAGCCTGCTGTTCGGCTTCCTCTGGGCCGGCTGGAGCCTGCTGTCGCTGTCGCTGATCTCCGGTTGGCTGTTCGTCGAGAACCTGTTCGCCCAGCACCTGGTGCACAAGACCCTGCTGGCCTGCCTGGCGTGGATCGTCTTCAGCGTGCTGCTGTGGGGCCGCAACCGCCTCGGCTGGCGCGGCCACAAGGCGATTCGCTGGACCCTGGCCGGTTTCTGCCTGCTGATGCTCGCGTACTTCGGCAGCAAGCTGGTTCGCGAATACATCCTGCATGTCTGA